Genomic segment of Cottoperca gobio chromosome 23, fCotGob3.1, whole genome shotgun sequence:
GGTAAGTAGACGAGCTAGCATTGGAAGGTATGCTGCTAACACCATCAGCTGTTTTATTTAACCAGGTAAGTGAAATTTAAGTCAAAACCCTTTTTGGAAGAGAGACCTGGCCAAGCCAACGGTAAAATATTAGCTTTGTTGCATTATCCACTTTAATAAATAGAAACTCTGCTCTATAAACTGCTCCACAAAGAGACATGATTTGCTGtcaattaaataaactaatttaaaaatgttttccttgttAGCTACTGTACCTAGCTAGCTCACTAACTGCCAGTTAGCGCTTGTAGTTTTCACCAGTATGTTACTAACGAGCTAGCATGTTATCACTTAGCTTGCCAGCTAGTGTTTGTGACGTTGTGAGATTTTCATGGTACGGTAACCGTCTCAGAAAAGATCACTGTTTCAGGGTATTACACCATTATTAGAATATTGaaatgaatattaaaatgatcagtTACAATGATTCATAAAAAGGATTGAGAACAGAATTATAAACATGCATGTAACTATACGTTATATAACTAAAGCATGTTAGTTTACATGTTAGCAGCACTATGGCATATTAAATTAACTACTAAATGACAAATAACATCAGCtgtgagcttttaaaataatgtcttaTGATTATTAAAAGATAGCATATACTGTAGGTGTCCAACAGCGCAGTCATACTGATCCTGTCTGCACCTGTAGCTCACgttcaatttgtttttaataccgTAGATAAGAAAATGTCATGGTATAATAACCTTCCACTTTAATACCATAGTGAACCATGATACCGGTATACCATTACAATCCTTTTGCCAGCTTTAGTAGATCAACAACTAGCCCTGTTAGCAGTCACTATGGCATCAACcttccaacacaacatattttGCCATACAGAGATGAATTTATCTGGACAACATTCACTTCCCACACAAATTCTCAAAAATAAGTTCTGAAAAGTCTACAAAGATGTTAAAAGTACCATTAAAAGAATAACTTCAAAGCTGCATTTGAATCTCATTTTACCTGCCGAGTGTGTCTTTCAAGTTGTATGAAcaaattaagattaaaaaacattaattagaATTTTCAGCTCCCTAAACAAAAGTATAAGCTTTCCCTTCTGTCATGACATACCTTGTTGTGAATATTGTAACGGTTAAATAATATGTGAACATGCAAGGGTAAATCGGCAGTGACTGACCACGTCTGCCGATTGTCCTCAGAGCCTTACGAAggctttaataaaaaacaaagacagagagacatttaCCTCAAGACAAAGATTCCCACACAATAGCATGGTAGGAGCATGTCCATTAGCAGCAATACTTGTGCTATAACTTGGGAGTTTTAGATTCAACAGTGGCAGTCCCCATTGGGGACCTCATACATCTTAAAGACTGGAGTTAAAGCCCAGATGACCCCGATATTATTTCCAAAACTACCTTGGTGTTGTTGTAAATACCACGATATTCTTTGAGTTAATCTCTAACATACATTTAGAGACAGTCTCCAAGTGGATTACTAATCCAGACCAACTCACAGCATTGTTTTATTAAGCCAGCTGTAATGTGCAGGAGCTGAGTGCATTGGATTGGGATAATTTGATGTGGTTGCGGTGTTTAAACAGGgtaaataataaacaagaaaAAGCCATGCTGCGTGTAAAcaaagcagagctgcaggacTGCTGCACTGCTAGGTAATACGTACTGCACTGATGAAGGGCAGGTTTAGGATGGAGCCCAGGATAGGTATTCTTCTGATAAAGCCCTACTACAACTGGGAAGAAACCCCTGGATGTgatgagagtgaaagagagagagagggaggggaagagacaaaagacagagaaagagaagttaGTCAGAGTCCTAATACCGATAACTGCGTGAAACTGAGAAATTGGACaaataacatgtaaacatgtagaaacataaATGATTTGCTTAGAACATGAAAATACTTTCTGTGTATCTTGTGTTCTGTTCTACTATTGATAGTTAATGAAATGAGACATATGTACGTGAAAAACTGTTTGTCAAACAAGTCTTAAGCCTTAAGCCATGCTAGAAGTCCTTAGTTGCTGTAATGTTCATGACTTGCGTGTCAAAGATTGGCTAAATCCTTACCCAAATTTGTAGGGCAGACACATTCTGGTCGGTCAATATGCTCTTGTCCGACCAATGAAAATTGGTAGAACAATCGCTGGTGTTGCTTTCATAATAAGAAAAGCGCTTCTTTAACCATTTCTTTTGTGTACTGTAGGGGTGTGAGTGAGTGATACTGAACCATAGTAGGTGCACACTGGTCGGCTTTGAGACCATTGTCATTTAAGTATAACATAAGGGTTTAAAATTATTGAATATGCTGCAAATAGCTTATGTTTAATTATAATTCATTAAGGCTACCAAGTTGACTGCACTGTGGCCAATTTGGTTTAACTTCTAGAGCTAGTCCCTCCTAAACACACTGTTGGCCTGTGGAGAGTAAATACAACCACATGCACTGTCCATGACAGTTCTTTTTGCCTCCCAGTGATGAGCTTCAGTAGGAGTTTCATTCACTACCCCAAGTTCCACACCCCACAAAGAATTGTCAGTCTGCTGTGTCCGTTTCTCAGTTTGTGCCCCCTTTGTTTCCTCTTACCTAAACAAGAGGAAAAAGCCATAAATCTCCAGCACAACTCCGATGATGGGCCAGCCAATCAGCACCACAAGCACACCTCCCAGGAAGAAACTGGTGGCCTTCATCTTGTGTTTCTGGAAGAAGAAGCGGAAGGTCCTCTCCAACCCGATGACAAAAGCAAGTCCAGCAACAAACAGGATCTATGAGAGAAAAGTTCCACCACCCATATCACtcaaaaagatttattttctaatacacacatttaaaactgctCAAAGTCTGCACATTAACCAAACTAATCAACATTGTttctgtaaactttatcagttcTTTCTATTTACCTCCATCAAATTTAGTTAGTGAAAGACTCAGAAACAGATAAATTAAAGGATGGAATAGTTTAGGATGGAATAGAGGATCTAACAAAGATATGCTAAGGGTTGCAATATAGGACAAGTAGGATCCAGTGATTTTGGTTCAGAAAATTAGGATATCTGGAGCTTCAATTTTgaccattcttttttttaatctgtctcgCAAGACCCCAATTTCCAAAAGTGAGAGGCAACTGATGTACAGCAAATAGCTTGATTTGAAATCAGTGTGGCAAACTTTAAGAACATGCCAGTTAGCCAATTTTGATACTACTGGAGGGCTCAGCTGGTGGGTTAATTGCACAACAAACATAGTGAAACCTGTTTTTACAACTTGTATGTTTCTCAACATTACATATAATGTCAGTTCAATGAAGCATAAACACTCACATTTCCAATAGCCAGGAGTGCTTTGTCAAAAAACAGGATCATCCcgaagaagaggaaaaacacGCCGAAGCCTGTTAATCCCATTCCAATCTCTGCAGGACAAATACATACCACAGGAAAGTTAAATTATTCCATTCGAGATTGTTACTAAAGTGTAAAGCTGGACACCCTGAGCTGAAGTATGATTGGCCACCATTTAACTCCACCCTACATTTTTTTGCATGTCATTGACTGTTTAACTCTGAAGCACACATTGGAAATCAACAAGGAAGTGAGAGTTGCATCTTTGTGTGAGGCCAATTCAAGCAATACTCCTCGTCACAGAAAGGCGCGATAGAGTGGACAAGGCCACAATCAATTTTACCATCTAGATAACTATCTGATAAATACAGGACATTTAGTCGTGCATATCATACTTCTTGTGAATATATTCAAAGTTAACTGGTTGGGTTAGGGATTTAAAATGTGCGGTACCTTTTATAAGTACCCTGTTAAtgcacattaaaacaattaggtaaacaaataattgtcaatatttatattaaaagccACAATGAAACTGAAAACAGTCATTTCACTGGAGCTTCCCTGGATCTCCGTTGTTCACTCTCTTACAGCTAGTCAAAGCTTTTGAGATACGAAATTGCAACATGAACGTATGTTAGCTTTAAGTAATAGGAGTTAGCTGTTGGCTATACGGGCTATGGGTTTTGGCACGCTATGAGAGAAACAGTAAAGCTTACTTTCCTAGCACTGATTGTTAATTGCTAGTTAACCAACTGCTGCAGATAAACCTACATAGACGCTCAAATACAAAGAGTCTTACTTTGGGAGTCTGTTAGCGAAATCATCTTGACGCCGAATAAACGGGAGAATATAAAATAGAGATAGCGAATATATTAAAGTAGCATTTAAGTACTCTTCTTCTAAAATAATTTGGATGACAGCTGCCACTGCAGCAACAGCCACGTCTTCCGGAAACACACCTTCTCGCGATGACATCTTCCGGAATAGCGCCGTGTCGCATTCAACGCAACGTGACACCACCGTTGTTCATAGAGTTGCGAAGCTAAGCTCCGAAAGTAAAAGTATCATTAGATGTTACCATAGTGTGTCTCGATCATGGTCTTGACCATCTATGATCTTATTTGTATTGTagtgttttggacaaaacatgATTTTTCAGAAACTGTAACCATAATATAAACCAAATCCGGTAGGTCCCGTGTTTTTATGTAACGCTGAGGATATCGTTTAAAGAACGGATATTGGATAATCGGGAAAAACGCTCCCATAAACAACGACTTTGCAAGTCTAATTTTAGCATCTGTAGTAGTGTGCATGTATATTATATCTACTCTACTGGtataacacacatatactggATTGCATATGACACGAATATTAACTAAAAAGGAGAAACAATTAAACTAATCTGCCACTGAACATGTATCTTGAATGCACCACACTCAGTTAAAGGGGTTAAaactttactgtgttttttcTGTCAGGCAGCGCTGATGTGTACTTGAgataacatgttttactttaaggCCTCCCAAATTATGTATTAAACATAGACTACATAAAGCtttatttatgaaatatatatatatatatatatgtttttaaactaGCCAATATGTCAATCTGCAATCAGGAGACAGATCATGTAATTGGCAGCCTGGCAGGCCAAACCCAGGGCGAAAGGATATCTCTTCCTATCCCTGGCGCGGTCACTCTGCTGTAGCAACCGTGAAGTGGAATCACAAACAAGACATAGGCCTGGACCGCTCTTTAAACACACATGGCCTCTACGCCTGGACGAAGTCGCTGAATGGTTagtcatttgttctttttttccataCGTAGGCTAATTAAGCCAATAACACAAAGGGTTACATTTCCAAGTAGCGAAACTTAATCTAGTTAACGTTACCTGCAGAAAATGGCAGTGACGCGTGAGTTGGAGGTCGGTTAAACATGATGCTCCAATATTAAGGTTATCATATCCATTATTAACAAGCTACTAACGATAACTTGCTGCTCCCTGTTTGATGAAACAGGTGCTAAAATACTAACTTGTGGTCAGCTATGTAGGTTAATGTTTATGGTACAAAATGTGGCATTTAACGTTACTTTTACACTTAATAAACACGTAATCATTTGTcatttagtttatattttatatgaaataAAGTATTCTTTATGATAAGGGAATTAAAGGTTGAAAGGAAAGAGTACTTCAAAACTAAATTTCGTTGAAcatgtctttctgtcttacaGGGAATGAATATTAACAACTGTGACAGTCTGAAGTTTGGCTCCTAAATATGGATGTTGGTGACGGAACTAATGGTAGGTCAGAAACAAACAGTTGAGGTGTTATGCAGTGAATTACTTTgcatcagttttatttgtttttgtcacactGTCCCATTGATAACCCTGCAGTTGTTTTTGTACGACATGAGGTTGATTTCATGGGAAAAGATAACACCCTCCCCTCAGCTCTAGGGTCACTGGGGCAGGTACAAAGGAGAATAAATGAGATCATTGGTTGTGGAGGGTCTCCTCGCTGTTCACACTATCAGGTTAACTCTGAGGCTACATCCACACtacatgttgttattttaaaacaaaaaacgatctccacacacacaaacattttagcTTGGGGGGGGCAGGCGGACACCTGCGCCTGTAGGGTCCAATGAAGAAGCGGAGGTCAATTGTAATGAAAGATCTTTGTTTGCCCATCCAGACTAAAACACAACCCTTTGAGTTTTTACATtatcatttagctgacgcttttgtccaaagcgacttacaaatagtgcaaacaatcatgaggatacaactgcgaacagcaagaatcttgcaagtacattagcttcaaataagccaaacgaaagtgcaacatacagaaataagcaAACCAATATAAGCAAGCGCAACATgcaaagaacagtttttttttagttctgtttcattcgccgaggtgcagtcgaaacaggtgagttttcagtctgcgacggaaggtgtgaagactgtctgctgacctgacatcaatggggaggtcgttccaccattttggagccaggatagcaaaaaggcgggttttgtttgaggggaatctgggtcccactcgtagtgagggagtggcgagccgattggccgacgcagagcgaagtgaacatgctgggtgtatggttcgaccatggcctggatgtaggaaggggctgatccattcacagcacggtaggctagcaccagagtcttgaagcagattcaggccataactggtagccagtgaagggagcggagaagcagtgtagtgtgggagaactaaggtagattgaagaccagtcaggCTTCTaattcctccaaaaactcccccaaaggacctggaggacggtagagaacaacaatgtttaatgtaaccggCTTTGTTATAGTGACGGCATGAAATTCTAAAGATGAGTGGGTGAAGGGTGGCAATGGATAAAGAGGAAAAACTCAATTTGGGAGAGATCAGCAGACCAGtgccacctcctcggccagtggcTCTGGGTGAGTGGGAGAAGGTAcaagtctcagtgagggcaAGGGATCACTGGGAGGTGTAGCCAGAGATGAACTCAGTCTTGTGAGTTGCCGACCGGCAGTTCTACAGGCCTCCTGTGACGAGGTGTTGCGTAGGAGAGGAGCGGGTGGGATATAGAAGTTTTCAAACTAAATTGGTGTAAGCAgcgttatgtgtgtgtgtgactcaacAATTGGTAAATACAATATAGCAGTTTCTaggtgtgtttgttcctgttcaGATGTGCAGGCAGAGCTGGACTCagtggaggcagagctggagtTGGTGGAACTGCAGATTACAGATCTCCTGCAGAAGCAGGCTGAGCTGACTACACGTAAAAATGCACTGCTGGAGCGGCTGGAGGAAGCCTGTGATGCCGCACAGCCATCATCTTCATGTTCCTCAAAGTCATCTGAAGCTGATACAGTAATGAGCAAGCAAGAGATGCAGCTCTATGATGGCACAGGTACTCTACACACATGGCAATACAGTTGGAgtcaaatcattttaagtgttgACTTGCTTATCTTTTTATGTTCGGTAGATTTTCCATGGTCCAAAGAAGTGGAGCAGCACCTGAAGGACTCTTTTCATCTCTCCACGTTCAGACCACTGCAACTGAGAGCCATCAACCTGACTCTGTCAGGCAGAGATCTGTTCCTGGTGATGCCCACAGGAAGGGGTAAAAGCCTCTGCTACCAGCTGCCAGCAGTCTGCTCCAAGGGTACAGAAGCGCATATACACAGTGTTGGATCTAAACTAATGACCTTACACTGCTCATGCTCACACACCACATTTTGCAGTTTATAAGATCATTTTGTTTGTCCTGTGAGTCAATACATGCTTATTGCCACATGCTTAGGgcagcagtagctcagtcccCAGAGGGTAGCCAGTTCAAGTCAAAGTATgactggtacctggagaggtgccagtttgCTTACTGGGCACTGCCGAGGTCCCCTTGAGCAAGGCGCTGTGTAGTAGCTGCCCACtactcctaatactaggatgggttaaatgcagagtctaaatttccCTGTGTTTGcagtgctgtgtacatgtgtgacgataaaaagaggattcaaaatcctcccaTTTCCATTTCCAGTCTGTCCTACTGTTATCACATcacatgtatctgtgtgtcagGTTTTACATTGGTTGTCACTCCCCTGCTGTCCCTGATGGAGGACCAGATCATGTACCTGAAGTCCATCGATGTGTCAGCAGTCATGCTGAATGCGTCCAGTAGCAAGGTAACAAGTGGCAGCTatattcttcttatttatttcacttcatcTCACCCTTCAGTCTGTTGATCTCTTCTTATGCTAGTGTTCGTCAAAACTGCATGTgattttttcacatattttcagtcatttaatttttggagaaaaaaaaaacctttgaaacattatcaaacaataattttGTGAtccccctgcagtaactctAAAGACCCCCTAGGCCAGCGGTCAGGAACCTTTtaggctgggagagccataaaagccaaatatttttaaatgtatttccttgacgACAGATGGAGTGCCTTAGATGCACGGTGAAAGAGTGGATTAGttggatgcgggagaagatgcagctgacggtgtatcactgcatcatacaccaggaagtgctgtgttgtaaagctctggaaatggaacatgtaataagcaccgtaacacagacaggaaacttgaggagatacattttgaacatggcggtgcgatggctgagtcgagggaaagtgctgaatagatttttcgagttgcgtgaggaaattgCCATCTTTTGgcaagcaaagggaaacacaccacagatctctgggcgTGTGAGCTAGACTTTCTGTGCGACATAAgaaagcatctcactgttaaacctctagcttcagggccgtgtgatcacggacatgtatgatgcagtgagagcgttccaagccaagctgcctgtgggagactctgatgcagaaggaaactttggtcactacgtgtttccaaacactgacaaaccatctccaccgctgtgttcccgaccgcgcattctgctgatcaactgagtgCATTTGCCGaatttgcagctcagatattaaaattgaactgctcagcaatccgtttgcagttgacgtggaaacggCACCTGTGAAcgtccaaatggagctgattgacctccagtgtaatgacactcaaggcaaagtatgactctgtgggcgctgcacagtttccaagcttcatcctGAAACAATGCCTCAACACTCCTTCATGatgctcagatgctttgcatgtttggaagcacatacctgtgtgagcagcttttctctgtgatgaagaagaacaaaaaccCAGACAGGAGTCGTCTCACTtatgcacaccttcactcactgagggtttccacagaaccccaaatattaaactggcagctaagaaaagattccaaacctctggctctgacacatgtgcatgtTCCATATCTATTTGCACTTtctccaatatgtctatcctgtcctatccaataaatgtggaccgtgtttttTCCCCTCTGGGACTAAACAGTCTTGTTTTAGTTTGTCAAAACAATTTtctaatgtgtttttcatttgtattaataatgttttggaGTGAAATGTTAGCTCATAATGTGTAAAAATGGAAAAGCAAAAttctaaatacacatttttttttaggcACACGCCAAGTCTGTCATGGCTGGAATGACAGATCTGAATGCCCCTTTCAAGCTGGTGTACGTGACTCCAGAGAAGATTGCCAAGAGCAAGCTGCTCATGTCTCGTTTGGAGAAAGCCTATAATGCAAACCTGCTGAGTCGTATTGCTGTGGATGAGGTGCACTGTTGCAGCCAGTGGGGACATGACTTTAGACCAGGTGAGTGGTCTCCTTCACTCTGATGGAGGTAGTGTAGTTCTTCCAAGGCAACCTAACAATACCCTTTTTCTACCAAAATTAGCCGTGTAAGCAGCTGTTTTTAAACATAGGAAAACCTGAAAATATAGGCAATAGACTTCTGTTATTTTTCTGGTGGGCCACGTTCAAAGTCACGATGAGCTGGAAAGCAGATCATCAAAGCAGTAGAACAGTCGAAAGCAGTTACTTCTTTTCGTTTTTTTTATACCCCTTTATTCAAAGTTgataaacgtgtgtgtgtgtttgtgtgtccctgtgcAGATTATAAACTACTGGGCATCCTGAAGAGGCAGTTCCCCAAAGTCCCTCTGCTCGGACTCACAGCCACAGCAACCAGCAGCGTCCTCAAGGACTGCGAGAAGATCCTGTGTGTGCCACAGCCAATCACACTCTCTGCATCCTTCAACCGAACCAATCTCTTTTATGAGGTGGTAACCCTGGCACCGGCTAACACACCTGACGGACTCTTTAAAATCATCTGTACTGCCTTGCATCTGCTTACAAAACATAAAGGACCGTACTGctgtttttgcatgtttaatTCTCTAGTCTAGATACTAACTCACAACTGTCCAACTCAATAGAAAATGCTAGTGACACAAACACTCTGCTTGTTTCTCAGGTTCGTATTAAAGACTCGAACTATGGTGCATCTATAAGTGACATTGCCTCTCTGATCAAGAACAAATACAAGGATCAGTCAGGTACTGCAGCAAACAAGActaataagacaaaaaaaagcgACTATAGTGCATCATATTGAGGCAAATATGCTCTACAAAGTGATTTTTAGATGTGACTGAATATATTATTAATGGATGTAGATTTACATTCACATACAGAGCAATCGTACTCCATATTTCTTGATGTGTGTGCCACAGGAATCGTGTATGTGTTCTCTCAGAAGGATGCAGAGTCAGTGTCATCTGAACTCCAGAAGAGCGACATCCTTGCCTATCCCTACCACGGTCACATGGACCCTGAAGATAAATCCCGCGTTCACCGCAAATGGACCTCCAACAAAATCCAGGTAGTTTTTGTATGACAGGTGGTTCTAGAATCATTGGGCAAAGAGTTTGCTTTGTTCTTTGGTTTATGATCCACACAATAGTGAAAAGTGCCCAAAACAAGttgtgttttgtctgaccaataGACCATAACCCAAATTGATTCTGTTTAAAAAGatgcaaatcctcacattggagaagGTGGAACCAGGCATTTATGCTTTATGAAATGAAAGAACCGATTAATTTTTCTGTCCAACTAATCGAGGAACTGCATAATTGTTTCTGTTCTACATGGAAATGTTAATTTGAAAGGCATTCTATAACTTCAAAATGGAACTTGAAAACCAAAGGATGATTAAGGCTTTACGTGGGGCCGCCTTTGTACgaaataaatacacacttacTGGTGTCATATTTGAACATATTATGTGGTTGTATTAACCTCTAGGTGGTGGTAGCAACAGTGGCGTTTGGCATGGGCATTGACAAGCCTGACGTCAGGTTTGTCATCCACCACACCATCAGTAAGTCCATCGAGAACTACTACCAAGAAAGTGGACGCGCAGGTACACACCGTTTTACTTCTGTCTGGACAGAATACTTCTACTGCTCTGGTATTTTTGCAGATATACCTCCCATTAAAATCCCTCTTTCTGTATCTCCAGGTCGAGATGACAGTCAGGCAGACTGCATCATCTACTTTGGCTTCTCTGATATCTTCAGGATCAGCACCATGGTGGTGATGGAGAATGTTGGTCAGCAGAAGCTGCTGCAGATAGTCGACTACTGCCAGAATGTTGACAGGTAGCGCgcccaaacatacacacagtgtaATAGTTTACGCACCATGACTTGAATGTCTGAGTCTCATGTTTGCTGTGTGAAGGTGTCGGCGCTCTCTCATGGCTGTTCATTTTGATGAAGTGTGGGACGATGATGGATGCGACCGGATGTGTGATACTTGCCGTCATTCAAAAGGTGTTTGTCCGCGTATGTgctatgttttaataaaattcATGGTTGTATGTGTTCTTTAGAGATGTGAAAAGCCATCTTCTCTCTTTGAGGTAGTAATCATCTGACCTCAATCCCTACAGATTATACCACAGTGGACATTACCCAGCATGCCAAACAGTTGGTGCAAATCGTGGAGCTGGCAGCATCAATGGAGGAGAAGCTGACTCCTCTGAAGTTGGTGGAGG
This window contains:
- the golt1ba gene encoding LOW QUALITY PROTEIN: golgi transport 1Ba (The sequence of the model RefSeq protein was modified relative to this genomic sequence to represent the inferred CDS: deleted 1 base in 1 codon), coding for MISLTDSQKIGMGLTGFGVFFLFFGMILFFDKALLAIGNILFVAGLAFVIGLERTFRFFFQKHKMKATSFFLGGVLVVLIGWPIIGVVLEIYGFFLLFRGFFPVVVGFIRRIPILGSILNLPFISAYVDKVGESNTMV
- the LOC115028215 gene encoding LOW QUALITY PROTEIN: ATP-dependent DNA helicase Q1 (The sequence of the model RefSeq protein was modified relative to this genomic sequence to represent the inferred CDS: deleted 1 base in 1 codon), translated to MDVGDGTNDVQAELDSVEAELELVELQITDLLQKQAELTTRKNALLERLEEACDAAQPSSSCSSKSSEADTVMSKQEMQLYDGTDFPWSKEVEQHLKDSFHLSTFRPLQLRAINLTLSGRDLFLVMPTGRGKSLCYQLPAVCSKGFTLVVTPLLSLMEDQIMYLKSIDVSAVMLNASSSKAHAKSVMAGMTDLNAPFKLVYVTPEKIAKSKLLMSRLEKAYNANLLSRIAVDEVHCCSQWGHDFRPDYKLLGILKRQFPKVPLLGLTATATSSVLKDCEKILCVPQPITLSASFNRTNLFYEVRIKDSNYGASISDIASLIKNKYKDQSGIVYVFSQKDAESVSSELQKSDILAYPYHGHMDPEDKSRVHRKWTSNKIQVVVATVAFGMGIDKPDVRFVIHHTISKSIENYYQESGRAGRDDSQADCIIYFGFSDIFRISTMVVMENVGQQKLLQIVDYCQNVDRCRRSLMAVHFDEVWDDDGCDRMCDTCRHSKDYTTVDITQHAKQLVQIVELAASMEEKLTPLKLVEAWIGKGPAKRRKMIQTTTLSRLQAEAVIVRLLLQGYLREEFSFTPYTTYVYVKLGRKAPLLKNKMCTLRMNMRTTGTGSAVDSSANEEDIDMNFDPIVMDNSFPTKPKLKLLKEQGNLSRKKDLKPISQIDKWTQRANKQLTEGPGEESKMKSIMPQHKLEVDVEINIIDNGDDQKTPSHSVKPCSKRKSTTPQRLRRKPCANIAAADVPSQSPVGDTATNTVPSSPSHVSFISGTAAEELCDLRNYYSKQLRKINDISHDYLGQPSEPGVLACIREPLRSLRLPCRGTIAETARNLWTRVRGRRKLVHQ